The Geotalea uraniireducens Rf4 genome window below encodes:
- a CDS encoding outer membrane beta-barrel protein: MKVPCCTTSGIDRGRLFLCLLHTACIVMLLHGFSWGDDFTVTPSAALKEEYNDNVFYASRDKRSTFITTISPGLELMERTERLNLNLLARLDSIHYAANSRLDSLDRGYKGRLHYQLHPRTSMEASAELVQESRADRDIGMSGLAILETFNTVRRDRTAYSLAGSHMLTETTGASFSYNYGKDHYLDPSLIDITSHAVTLGLDHDLAYLVPNIKGQLTAGFTRYLFTSSQVDNYTVSAGLQGELNELWTVSASLGGRITQSMIESTTQVDFFPTFRNITLRTVDTNAGWIGQLALAYHGELTKGRLTFYRDVTSASGRSGTAERTAVTFNMARRFSYGMWGTLNAGAYLNQSDQRQFSNQTIDEKTIDISPGFRYEFTKDVDLSGNYHFVGINSRQTSGDVRVNRNSIMLTLNFRYPFFEQ, encoded by the coding sequence ATGAAAGTTCCCTGTTGCACCACCTCCGGCATCGATCGCGGTCGGTTGTTCCTCTGCCTTTTACATACTGCATGTATCGTAATGTTGCTGCATGGGTTTTCATGGGGAGATGATTTTACCGTCACGCCTTCTGCCGCGCTGAAGGAAGAATATAACGACAACGTGTTCTATGCGAGCAGAGACAAGCGCAGCACTTTTATTACCACCATTTCGCCGGGGTTGGAACTGATGGAGCGAACGGAGCGGCTGAACCTCAATCTGCTGGCGCGTCTTGACAGCATCCATTATGCGGCGAATAGTCGACTCGACTCTCTCGATCGGGGGTACAAGGGGCGACTGCACTACCAGTTGCACCCCCGTACAAGCATGGAGGCGAGTGCCGAACTAGTCCAGGAATCCCGTGCTGACCGGGATATCGGCATGAGCGGACTGGCGATCCTGGAAACGTTCAATACCGTGAGGCGTGACCGCACAGCATACTCGCTGGCCGGCAGCCACATGCTCACCGAGACAACCGGCGCGTCCTTTTCCTACAACTACGGTAAAGACCATTACCTTGACCCGAGCTTAATAGATATCACATCCCACGCGGTAACCCTTGGGCTTGACCATGACCTTGCCTATCTGGTGCCGAATATCAAGGGTCAACTGACGGCAGGTTTTACCCGTTACCTCTTCACCAGCTCCCAGGTTGATAATTATACAGTGTCGGCCGGATTACAGGGAGAGTTGAACGAGCTCTGGACGGTCTCTGCATCACTTGGCGGGCGAATTACCCAATCGATGATCGAATCCACCACCCAGGTTGATTTTTTCCCGACCTTCAGGAACATTACCTTGCGAACAGTGGACACGAACGCGGGGTGGATCGGCCAGCTTGCGCTCGCCTATCACGGCGAGTTGACAAAGGGAAGACTTACCTTCTACCGGGACGTGACTTCCGCCTCCGGCCGCTCCGGTACCGCCGAACGCACGGCAGTGACGTTCAATATGGCGCGCCGTTTCAGCTACGGCATGTGGGGAACGCTAAACGCCGGCGCCTATTTGAATCAGTCCGATCAGCGGCAGTTTTCGAATCAAACGATTGACGAGAAGACCATCGACATTAGTCCCGGCTTTCGCTATGAATTCACGAAGGACGTGGATCTTAGCGGTAATTACCATTTTGTCGGGATCAATTCACGTCAGACGTCCGGCGATGTTCGGGTGAATCGTAATTCGATCATGCTGACCCTGAATTTTCGCTATCCGTTTTTTGAGCAATAG
- a CDS encoding polysaccharide biosynthesis/export family protein, which yields MTPIQKALLYITMLSAFTVPCVAAAEEAQPGASQEQAELRPMFVYPDYIIGPGDVLDISVWKDDALTRTVVVLPDGTISFPLIGEMKAAGKTLAELKVEAEEKLKRYVQDLVLSVEVKQLNSLVVYVLGRVNSPGRFTYNSNITVMQALAMAGGFNPFAGKNKVKIFRQEGDKTKIIPFRYNDVVEGDRPEENIRLNRGDVIVVP from the coding sequence ATGACGCCAATACAAAAAGCACTCCTCTATATCACAATGCTCTCAGCATTCACCGTTCCCTGCGTAGCGGCTGCCGAAGAGGCTCAGCCCGGAGCTTCCCAGGAGCAGGCCGAACTGCGGCCGATGTTTGTCTATCCGGATTACATTATCGGACCGGGGGATGTTCTGGACATCTCGGTCTGGAAAGATGACGCCCTGACCAGGACGGTTGTCGTGCTCCCGGACGGGACGATCTCGTTTCCCCTGATCGGTGAGATGAAGGCGGCCGGCAAGACGTTGGCCGAACTGAAAGTGGAGGCTGAGGAAAAGCTCAAACGCTATGTTCAGGACCTGGTCCTTTCGGTTGAAGTGAAGCAGCTGAACAGCCTGGTGGTATATGTGCTCGGCCGCGTTAACAGTCCCGGACGCTTTACCTATAATTCGAATATCACAGTTATGCAGGCTCTGGCCATGGCGGGCGGCTTCAATCCGTTCGCCGGCAAGAACAAGGTCAAGATTTTCCGCCAGGAAGGGGATAAAACAAAGATCATACCGTTTCGTTACAACGATGTTGTCGAGGGGGACCGTCCGGAGGAGAATATCAGGCTTAATCGGGGCGATGTCATTGTCGTTCCTTGA
- a CDS encoding tetratricopeptide repeat protein, which produces MKLRSVKVLCLLLLLTQLFACSGPEEKKKKFFDKGKALYEKGDYVKANLEFRNAVQIDPKFADAYYMLGLVELKRNNLKGAYGGFNKAIELNPHNLDAQYQMGKLFLAVREADKAMEKAELILKENPRHEDGQLLKGAALVAGKELDKARLYLEEVIGGGVRKPDAFLLLASIARLKGDMSGTETALRKGLEANGASVELNLALAELYAGTKRSGEAETLLRKVIVLEPKNISHSLNLAGLYWASGNREKGESLLKSLVAGEPKDEERRLQVAAFYLGRNLPDDAERLLKDGVAQIGKSFKLRFALSDLYAGSDRADQAIVCLKECLTLEKDAKNPEVIQAKNALAKIYLAGQDLVEAGKYVDEVIKASPKNVDGHFLKGSIALLKNDGVNAVAEFRTVVAEQPQSIQGYLRLAEAHALNREMNLMNDTLQNALKVDPESSDVQRAMARSYAMQKDFRKAEEQLRKLVRKYPGDMEARSDLGDVFVAARDFGRAESEYADLKRKVPQIPLAYVKLGELYMLEGKWARGAAELEKALQINPRATSFLSSLMQAYLRLNKGDAAVALLDARIRSNPKDAVAYTLLGQLYGAQKNLPKADQAYSKALELKPDLWTAANDLSFLLCEYGTPKDLDRALSLAQKAQAIRPDDATVLDTLGWIYYRKGDNRKAEEHLRKALAKGKDNPVMNYHLGMVSQKSGKRDLAKESLDRALAGKEWFPGRDEAVKTLALVR; this is translated from the coding sequence ATGAAGCTTCGTTCGGTTAAAGTGCTCTGCTTGTTGCTGCTGCTCACGCAGCTTTTTGCCTGCAGCGGTCCGGAAGAAAAAAAGAAGAAATTCTTCGATAAGGGGAAGGCTCTTTATGAAAAGGGCGACTATGTGAAGGCCAATCTTGAATTCCGCAATGCCGTCCAGATTGACCCGAAATTTGCGGATGCCTACTACATGCTTGGTTTGGTTGAACTGAAGCGGAACAACCTTAAGGGTGCTTATGGCGGTTTCAACAAGGCCATCGAGCTCAATCCCCATAATCTGGACGCCCAGTACCAGATGGGAAAACTGTTCCTGGCGGTCAGGGAGGCGGACAAGGCGATGGAAAAGGCGGAGTTGATACTAAAGGAAAATCCCCGCCACGAGGATGGTCAACTATTGAAGGGGGCTGCGCTGGTAGCCGGGAAGGAACTGGACAAAGCCCGGCTCTACCTGGAGGAGGTTATCGGCGGGGGGGTGCGCAAGCCCGACGCATTTTTACTGCTTGCCTCAATTGCCCGATTGAAAGGGGATATGTCCGGAACTGAAACGGCACTGCGGAAAGGGCTGGAAGCCAACGGCGCATCTGTTGAGTTGAATCTTGCCCTCGCCGAGCTGTATGCCGGGACGAAGCGGTCCGGCGAGGCGGAAACCCTGCTCCGGAAGGTTATCGTCCTTGAGCCGAAAAATATCAGCCACAGCCTGAACCTGGCAGGTCTCTACTGGGCTTCCGGTAATCGGGAGAAGGGGGAGTCGCTGCTGAAAAGTCTTGTAGCCGGTGAGCCGAAGGATGAGGAGCGGCGGTTGCAGGTGGCTGCATTCTATCTGGGCAGAAACCTTCCCGATGATGCCGAGCGTCTGCTGAAAGACGGCGTTGCGCAGATCGGAAAAAGCTTCAAACTCCGCTTTGCGCTGAGTGATCTTTATGCGGGCAGCGACAGGGCGGACCAGGCCATTGTCTGTTTGAAGGAGTGTCTGACCCTGGAAAAGGATGCTAAAAATCCGGAGGTTATCCAGGCAAAAAACGCCCTGGCCAAGATATACCTGGCCGGTCAGGATCTGGTTGAAGCCGGGAAATATGTCGATGAGGTGATTAAGGCCAGTCCGAAGAACGTGGACGGGCATTTCCTCAAAGGGAGCATTGCCCTTTTGAAGAATGACGGGGTTAATGCCGTTGCGGAATTTCGCACCGTTGTCGCAGAGCAGCCCCAGTCCATTCAGGGATACCTGCGCCTGGCGGAGGCCCATGCCCTGAACCGGGAGATGAACTTGATGAACGACACCCTGCAGAATGCGTTGAAGGTCGATCCGGAATCAAGCGATGTGCAGCGCGCCATGGCCCGCAGTTACGCCATGCAAAAGGATTTCAGGAAGGCGGAGGAGCAACTGCGCAAGCTTGTCCGGAAATACCCCGGCGACATGGAAGCCAGAAGCGACCTCGGCGACGTATTTGTGGCAGCTCGTGATTTCGGGCGAGCCGAATCGGAATATGCCGACCTCAAGCGCAAAGTTCCCCAGATACCCCTTGCCTATGTGAAGCTGGGTGAACTTTACATGCTGGAAGGGAAATGGGCGAGGGGGGCAGCAGAGCTGGAAAAGGCCTTGCAGATCAACCCCCGGGCAACCAGTTTCCTCTCTTCCCTGATGCAAGCCTATCTGCGCCTGAACAAAGGGGACGCGGCCGTTGCGCTGCTCGATGCCCGGATACGCTCGAATCCGAAAGATGCTGTTGCCTATACCTTGCTGGGACAACTCTACGGTGCGCAGAAAAATCTGCCGAAGGCCGATCAGGCATACAGCAAGGCGTTGGAGTTGAAGCCGGACCTATGGACGGCCGCCAATGATCTGTCATTCCTCCTCTGCGAATACGGCACGCCAAAGGACCTGGACAGGGCGCTCAGTCTGGCGCAAAAGGCTCAGGCGATACGCCCGGATGATGCGACGGTGCTGGATACCCTCGGCTGGATATACTACAGGAAAGGGGATAACCGGAAAGCTGAGGAACATCTCCGCAAAGCCCTGGCCAAGGGGAAAGACAATCCGGTGATGAATTATCATCTGGGGATGGTATCCCAAAAATCAGGCAAACGCGACCTGGCAAAGGAGTCCCTGGACAGGGCGCTGGCAGGTAAGGAATGGTTTCCGGGCCGGGACGAGGCAGTGAAAACTTTGGCGCTGGTCAGGTAA
- a CDS encoding GumC family protein — MTTGNMTVHDLMDILKRRKWSLLLPAAALFLVAVSVAFILPPIYRSTTTILIEEQEIPPEMVATTVTSFAEQRLQVLNQRIMSSTRLLEIINRFNLYADIKDKITTEEMIEKMRKDIKFDTISADVIDRRTGRATQATIAFSLSYSARNPATAQQIANVLASLYLEENLKVREQSTSGTSKFLEDEMKDVQAKLVGFEAQISAYKQRNLNSLPELVQTNLSELDQVERSIIQFNDQLRTLKEKEGYLRSQLANITPEDENQDKTRLNDLKAKLVNLKSRFSDEYPDVKKLQQEIATLEKQLHTVGGDVKSIRADNPNYINLASQLAAAQSEIDSVKRQLAQFHDKRDSYRKRIQAAPKVEEGFKNLMVERNNMQLKYDDLSKKFLEAKVAHGLEKEQMGERFTIVDAARLPEKPVSPNVPVIMLIGLILGIGSGVGVATIRETGDKSVHSMEVLAKATMYPVLAAIPEIVTWQDQQRQLRRRRSLLVAGIMIIPISLLAIHFLVMDLSVAWAIFKRRMAL; from the coding sequence ATGACAACAGGCAATATGACGGTACACGATCTTATGGATATTCTGAAGCGGAGGAAGTGGAGCTTGCTCCTGCCGGCGGCAGCGCTCTTTCTTGTTGCAGTGAGCGTGGCATTTATCCTGCCGCCGATCTATCGCTCCACCACGACCATTCTGATCGAGGAGCAGGAGATCCCTCCCGAGATGGTTGCCACCACGGTGACGAGCTTTGCCGAACAGCGGCTGCAGGTGCTCAACCAGCGCATCATGAGTTCCACGAGGCTTTTGGAGATCATCAATCGTTTCAATCTCTACGCGGACATCAAGGACAAAATAACGACGGAAGAGATGATCGAGAAGATGCGCAAGGACATCAAGTTCGATACGATCAGCGCCGATGTCATAGATCGCCGTACCGGCCGGGCGACTCAGGCCACCATCGCTTTTTCCCTGTCTTACTCAGCCAGGAACCCTGCGACTGCCCAGCAGATCGCCAACGTCCTGGCTTCCCTTTATCTGGAAGAGAACCTGAAGGTGCGTGAGCAATCCACGTCGGGGACTTCGAAGTTTCTTGAGGACGAGATGAAGGACGTGCAGGCGAAGCTGGTCGGGTTTGAAGCGCAGATTTCCGCTTATAAGCAGCGAAACCTGAATTCCCTGCCGGAACTGGTTCAAACCAACCTGTCGGAGCTGGACCAGGTGGAGCGTAGCATTATCCAGTTCAATGACCAGTTGCGCACCCTGAAGGAGAAGGAAGGTTACCTGCGGAGCCAGCTTGCGAACATCACGCCCGAAGACGAGAATCAGGACAAGACCCGCCTCAATGATCTGAAAGCGAAACTGGTGAACCTGAAGAGCCGCTTCTCCGATGAGTACCCCGATGTAAAAAAACTTCAGCAGGAGATTGCGACTCTGGAAAAGCAGCTCCACACAGTCGGCGGAGATGTAAAGTCTATCCGTGCCGATAATCCGAACTATATTAATCTGGCTTCCCAACTGGCCGCCGCCCAGTCGGAAATCGACTCGGTGAAACGCCAGCTTGCACAGTTTCACGACAAGCGTGATTCTTACCGCAAACGGATTCAGGCTGCGCCGAAGGTTGAGGAAGGGTTTAAAAACCTGATGGTCGAGCGAAACAACATGCAGTTGAAATACGATGATCTTTCGAAAAAATTTCTGGAAGCCAAGGTCGCCCACGGCCTGGAGAAAGAGCAGATGGGCGAACGGTTCACCATCGTCGATGCGGCCAGGCTACCTGAAAAGCCGGTGAGTCCCAATGTGCCGGTTATCATGCTGATCGGCCTGATTCTCGGGATCGGCAGCGGGGTAGGCGTTGCGACCATTCGCGAAACCGGCGACAAATCAGTGCACAGCATGGAGGTCTTGGCCAAGGCAACCATGTATCCCGTGCTTGCCGCCATTCCTGAAATCGTCACCTGGCAGGATCAGCAACGGCAGCTGAGAAGACGCAGATCGCTTCTTGTTGCGGGCATAATGATCATTCCCATTTCCCTGCTGGCAATTCATTTTCTGGTCATGGACCTGAGTGTGGCCTGGGCCATTTTCAAGCGCAGAATGGCTCTTTGA